The Catenuloplanes niger genome includes a window with the following:
- the dxs gene encoding 1-deoxy-D-xylulose-5-phosphate synthase: protein MSVEEDQVTDGRLLSSVTGPQDLKRLTTDEMSVLAAEIRDFLVAKVSRTGGHLGPNLGVVELTLGMHRVFDSPRDRFLFDTGHQAYVHKILTGRQDGFDLLRQRGGLSGYPSQQESDHDLIENSHASTALSYADGMAKAYALRGEDRHVVAMVGDGALTGGMCWEALNNIAATENKLVIIVNDNGRSYAPTIGGLSDHLATLRLNPGYEKVLDLVKDSLGATPVVGKPVYEVLHAVKRGIKDAVAPQSMFEDLGLKYVGPIDGHDQAAVETALRRAKGFNGPVIVHAVTKKGFGYRPAEEDEADCLHGPGAFDAETGKLLAAPSVKWTGVFADELVAIADERPDVVGITAAMAEPTGIAKLARKHPERVYDVGIAEQHAATSAAGLALAGLHPVVAVYATFLNRAFDQVLLDVAMHRLPVTFVLDRAGITGPDGPSHYGVWDMSVFGVVPGLRIAAPRDAATLREELREAVAVEDGPTILRFPTGSVAADLPALRRVGGADGVSGGVDILAEHGSGAERDVLIVAVGAFAHLGVDVAARVAAEQGYSVTVVDPRWVRPVPIELVALAREHRLVVTLEDGVRNGGVGDAVAKALRDAEVDVPLRDIGVPNDWHAHGTRAQILADLGITAQDVARDVAAWASRVVPARTH, encoded by the coding sequence ATGAGCGTTGAAGAGGATCAGGTCACCGACGGCCGCTTGCTCAGCTCCGTCACCGGGCCGCAGGATCTCAAGCGTCTGACCACCGACGAGATGTCGGTGCTGGCGGCCGAGATCCGTGACTTCCTGGTGGCCAAGGTGTCCCGCACCGGCGGGCACCTGGGCCCGAACCTCGGCGTCGTGGAGCTCACGCTGGGCATGCACCGCGTGTTCGACTCGCCGCGTGACCGGTTCCTCTTCGACACCGGCCACCAGGCCTACGTGCACAAGATCCTGACCGGCCGTCAGGACGGCTTCGACCTGCTGCGTCAGCGCGGTGGCCTCTCCGGCTACCCGTCGCAGCAGGAGAGCGACCACGACCTGATCGAGAACTCGCACGCCTCCACCGCGCTCTCCTACGCGGACGGCATGGCGAAGGCGTACGCGTTGCGGGGCGAGGACCGGCACGTGGTCGCGATGGTCGGCGACGGCGCGCTCACCGGCGGCATGTGCTGGGAGGCGCTGAACAACATCGCCGCCACCGAGAACAAGCTGGTCATCATCGTCAACGACAACGGCCGTTCCTACGCGCCGACGATCGGCGGCCTCTCCGACCACCTCGCCACGCTGCGGCTCAACCCGGGCTACGAGAAGGTGCTCGACCTGGTCAAGGACTCGCTCGGCGCCACGCCGGTGGTCGGCAAGCCGGTCTACGAGGTGCTGCACGCGGTCAAGCGCGGCATCAAGGACGCGGTCGCGCCGCAGTCGATGTTCGAGGACCTCGGCCTGAAGTACGTCGGCCCGATCGACGGCCACGACCAGGCCGCGGTGGAGACCGCGCTGCGCCGTGCCAAGGGCTTCAACGGCCCGGTCATCGTGCACGCGGTCACCAAGAAGGGCTTCGGCTACCGCCCGGCCGAGGAGGACGAGGCGGACTGCCTGCACGGTCCCGGCGCGTTCGACGCGGAGACCGGCAAGCTGCTCGCGGCGCCGTCCGTGAAGTGGACCGGCGTCTTCGCGGACGAGCTGGTCGCGATCGCGGACGAGCGGCCGGACGTGGTCGGCATCACCGCGGCCATGGCGGAGCCGACCGGCATCGCGAAGCTGGCCCGCAAGCACCCCGAGCGGGTGTACGACGTGGGCATCGCGGAGCAGCACGCGGCGACGTCCGCGGCCGGTCTCGCGCTGGCCGGGCTGCACCCGGTGGTCGCGGTCTACGCCACGTTCCTGAACCGGGCGTTCGACCAGGTGCTGCTGGACGTGGCGATGCACCGGCTGCCGGTCACGTTCGTGCTGGACCGCGCGGGCATCACCGGGCCGGACGGGCCCAGCCACTACGGCGTCTGGGACATGTCGGTCTTCGGCGTGGTCCCGGGCCTGCGGATCGCGGCACCGCGCGACGCGGCGACGCTGCGCGAGGAACTGCGCGAGGCGGTCGCGGTCGAGGACGGGCCGACCATCCTGCGCTTCCCGACCGGCTCGGTCGCGGCCGACCTGCCGGCACTGCGCCGGGTCGGCGGTGCGGACGGCGTCTCCGGCGGCGTGGACATCCTGGCCGAGCACGGCTCCGGCGCGGAGCGGGACGTGTTGATCGTCGCGGTGGGGGCGTTCGCGCACCTGGGCGTGGACGTGGCGGCGCGGGTGGCGGCCGAGCAGGGCTACAGCGTGACCGTGGTCGACCCCCGCTGGGTCCGGCCGGTGCCGATCGAGCTGGTGGCGCTGGCCCGCGAGCACCGTCTCGTGGTCACGCTGGAGGACGGCGTGCGCAACGGCGGCGTCGGCGACGCGGTCGCCAAGGCGCTGCGCGACGCCGAGGTGGACGTGCCGCTGCGCGACATCGGCGTGCCGAACGACTGGCACGCGCACGGCACGCGCGCGCAGATCCTGGCCGACCTGGGCATCACGGCGCAGGACGTCGCGCGGGACGTGGCGGCGTGGGCGTCCCGGGTGGTGCCGGCGCGCACCCACTGA
- a CDS encoding pectate lyase: MYAGLAAAGVAGIAAAAVALTVPSANASTLFSENFEAGAPSGWSKSGGDWSVVDDGSKAYRQSKAGSEAARVFAGDASWTDYAVQAKVKAVEVGAGGFAGVAARASGPTTLYRLVLTSAGTAELQTVKGSAVTVLGSVPVASATGTFHTLQIQASGTTVKGWVDGTPVGSGTSAVAAKGRLGLVTSLASASFDDVLATTAGAGTEPTPGRTTAAPAPTTAGPAPTKSASAAPSPSKTASAAPSPGKTTAPPATGGGAVSPNAPWPTATGTKPVSASVKVSGTLDGGMARYYGTGALGGSGQDEGQDPIFDLADGATLKNVILGSPAADGVHCAGSCTLINVWWEDVGEDAATFRGGANAVFTIDGGGARKADDKVFQHNGGGTLTIKNFQVSDFGKLYRSCGNCSTQYKRTLIVDTVTVTAPGDLLAGVNTNYGDTATFRNITVIGDKSMDICTRFTGNSTGKEPTKTGSGPDGTTCKYSTSDVTFK; the protein is encoded by the coding sequence ATGTACGCCGGACTCGCCGCGGCCGGCGTCGCCGGGATCGCGGCCGCCGCGGTCGCGCTGACCGTTCCGTCCGCGAACGCGTCCACGCTGTTCAGCGAGAACTTCGAGGCCGGTGCGCCGAGCGGCTGGTCCAAGTCCGGCGGCGACTGGTCGGTCGTCGACGACGGCTCGAAGGCGTACCGGCAGTCGAAGGCCGGCAGCGAGGCGGCCCGCGTCTTCGCCGGTGACGCGTCCTGGACCGACTACGCGGTGCAGGCGAAGGTCAAGGCCGTCGAGGTCGGTGCCGGCGGCTTCGCCGGGGTGGCGGCCCGCGCGTCCGGGCCGACCACGCTCTACCGGCTGGTGCTGACCTCGGCCGGCACGGCCGAGCTGCAGACCGTCAAGGGCAGCGCGGTCACGGTGCTCGGCTCGGTGCCGGTCGCGTCGGCCACCGGCACGTTCCACACGCTGCAGATCCAGGCGAGCGGCACGACCGTGAAGGGCTGGGTGGACGGCACGCCGGTCGGCTCCGGCACCAGCGCGGTCGCGGCGAAGGGCCGGCTCGGCCTGGTCACCTCGCTGGCGTCCGCGTCCTTCGACGACGTGCTCGCCACCACGGCCGGCGCCGGCACCGAGCCCACGCCGGGCCGGACCACCGCGGCCCCGGCGCCGACCACGGCCGGCCCCGCGCCGACCAAGTCCGCGAGCGCGGCGCCGAGCCCCAGCAAGACCGCGAGCGCGGCACCCAGCCCCGGCAAGACCACGGCCCCGCCGGCCACCGGTGGCGGTGCGGTGAGCCCGAACGCGCCGTGGCCGACCGCGACCGGCACCAAGCCGGTCTCCGCCTCGGTCAAGGTCTCCGGCACGCTCGACGGCGGCATGGCCCGCTACTACGGCACCGGCGCGCTCGGCGGATCCGGGCAGGACGAGGGCCAGGACCCGATCTTCGACCTCGCCGACGGCGCCACGCTCAAGAACGTCATCCTCGGCTCCCCCGCCGCGGACGGCGTGCACTGCGCCGGCTCCTGCACCCTGATCAACGTCTGGTGGGAAGACGTCGGCGAGGATGCCGCCACCTTCCGCGGCGGCGCCAACGCCGTGTTCACCATCGACGGCGGCGGCGCCCGCAAGGCCGACGACAAGGTCTTCCAGCACAACGGCGGCGGCACCCTCACCATCAAGAACTTCCAGGTCTCCGACTTCGGCAAGCTCTACCGCTCCTGCGGCAACTGCTCCACCCAGTACAAACGCACCCTCATCGTCGACACCGTCACCGTCACCGCACCCGGCGACCTCCTCGCCGGCGTCAACACCAACTACGGCGACACCGCGACCTTCCGCAACATCACCGTCATCGGCGACAAGAGCATGGACATCTGCACCCGCTTCACCGGTAACTCCACCGGCAAGGAACCCACCAAGACCGGCTCCGGACCCGACGGCACCACCTGTAAATACAGCACTTCAGACGTGACCTTCAAGTAA
- a CDS encoding outer membrane protein assembly factor BamB family protein translates to MIELDLRDDPVREAPTPRDWMHGSRWVAVVITLCLLATVAASVPLHRALSLTGSVTVPAGTDFTLTDRRLYTMQAGREPVVSAFTLTGQRLWQARSRFTGDVSFQEAGDMLLVTGVNRSGQPETLGVDALTGTQRWTRPEQVVPLADGRTGLVTTPLFHGDVPPGATVVEDADGNLINVAPTSTALRAVDLTDGRDLWSERFGGSARRTLLPGTAEVVVAEPAGVKVLDARTGAVRRSVALDGGFAIDELLVSPQLIIVQQGRRGGGHTYAFRPDTLEQAWRIQLPGNVALGYGCDDVPCVTDMSTVGVLDPETGAVAYRIPAATLLRLGGHTLISPQAAGLDLSVVTAPDGRATPLPGWKLLLPNLDPAGRSTAPALLTREGDGRAWLAALDRSGTPKELGSLAPEILDCQSASMTVACRTGLQEIRTWQLRGVRP, encoded by the coding sequence GTGATCGAGCTGGACCTGCGGGACGACCCGGTGCGCGAGGCGCCGACGCCGCGGGACTGGATGCATGGATCACGCTGGGTCGCTGTCGTGATCACGCTATGTCTACTGGCGACGGTGGCCGCGTCCGTGCCGCTGCACCGCGCGCTGAGCCTCACCGGCTCGGTGACGGTGCCGGCCGGCACCGACTTCACGCTCACCGACCGCCGGCTGTACACGATGCAGGCCGGGCGGGAGCCGGTCGTCTCCGCGTTCACGCTGACCGGTCAGCGGCTCTGGCAGGCGCGGTCCCGGTTCACCGGCGACGTGTCGTTCCAGGAGGCCGGCGACATGCTGCTGGTCACCGGCGTGAACCGCTCCGGGCAGCCGGAGACGCTCGGCGTCGACGCGCTCACCGGCACGCAGCGGTGGACCCGGCCGGAGCAGGTCGTGCCGCTGGCCGACGGGCGCACCGGGCTGGTCACCACGCCGCTCTTCCACGGCGACGTGCCGCCCGGCGCCACCGTCGTGGAGGACGCCGACGGCAACCTGATCAACGTCGCGCCGACGTCCACCGCGCTGCGTGCGGTCGATCTGACGGACGGCCGTGACCTGTGGAGCGAGCGGTTCGGCGGCAGCGCGCGGCGCACCCTGCTGCCCGGCACCGCCGAGGTGGTGGTCGCGGAGCCGGCCGGGGTGAAGGTGCTGGACGCCCGGACGGGTGCGGTCCGGCGGTCGGTGGCGCTCGACGGCGGGTTCGCCATCGACGAGCTGCTCGTCTCCCCGCAGCTGATCATCGTGCAGCAGGGGCGGCGCGGGGGCGGGCACACGTACGCGTTCCGGCCGGACACGCTGGAGCAGGCCTGGCGCATCCAGCTGCCCGGCAACGTGGCGCTCGGCTACGGCTGCGACGACGTGCCCTGCGTGACCGACATGTCCACGGTCGGCGTGCTCGACCCGGAGACCGGCGCGGTGGCGTACCGCATCCCCGCCGCCACCCTGCTGCGCCTCGGCGGCCACACGCTGATCAGCCCGCAGGCCGCCGGCCTGGACCTGAGCGTCGTCACCGCCCCGGACGGCAGGGCCACGCCGCTGCCCGGGTGGAAGCTGCTGCTGCCCAACCTCGACCCGGCCGGGCGGTCCACGGCGCCCGCGCTGCTCACCCGGGAGGGCGACGGGCGGGCCTGGCTGGCCGCGCTGGACCGGTCCGGCACCCCGAAGGAGCTGGGCAGTCTCGCACCCGAGATACTCGACTGCCAGTCCGCGTCGATGACGGTCGCCTGTCGCACCGGACTGCAGGAGATCAGGACCTGGCAGCTGCGGGGGGTGCGGCCGTGA
- a CDS encoding sensor domain-containing phosphodiesterase, with amino-acid sequence MTVTGSPRAARTVGEIIDARAVTTLFQPLVDLERREPVGYEALSRGPAGTPWQAPIALFEAAREIGRAAELDWICRVRAYEAALAAGLDDSMTLFVNIEPMALRTPCPDDLFPATLAAQGKLRVVTEITERAIAGDPSALLSTAAACRAVGWGVAFDDVGSDPASLALMPLVRPDVVKLDMGLLHDPHRVEVAHVVNAAIAYAERTGAVILAEGIETEEHLELARTMGATLGQGLLFGPPAPLPVPAVTCGTSVPLLPADGVPPVAVPPRTPFEIVAAAKPVLRTTKERLAPISRFLESKARDDGEPPVLLACFQEARFFTPSVAQRFADTATTAAFVAVLGVGLDERPAAGVRGARLSEDDPLRGEWNVIVVGPYFAAALTARDLGLNGMTEAERRFEYALTHDRELVLEAARALMHWISPV; translated from the coding sequence GTGACCGTCACCGGCTCCCCGCGCGCCGCGCGGACCGTCGGCGAGATCATCGACGCGCGCGCGGTCACCACGCTCTTCCAGCCGCTGGTCGACCTGGAACGCCGCGAACCGGTCGGCTACGAGGCGCTCAGCCGCGGCCCGGCCGGCACGCCATGGCAGGCGCCGATCGCGCTCTTCGAGGCCGCACGCGAGATCGGCCGGGCCGCCGAACTCGACTGGATCTGCCGGGTCCGGGCGTACGAGGCGGCGCTCGCGGCCGGGCTCGACGACTCGATGACGCTCTTCGTGAACATCGAGCCGATGGCGCTGCGCACACCCTGCCCGGACGACCTCTTCCCGGCCACGCTCGCGGCCCAGGGCAAACTGCGGGTGGTCACCGAGATCACCGAGCGGGCCATCGCCGGTGACCCGTCCGCGCTGCTCAGCACGGCCGCGGCCTGCCGGGCCGTCGGGTGGGGCGTCGCGTTCGACGACGTCGGCAGCGACCCGGCGTCGCTGGCGCTGATGCCGCTGGTCCGGCCGGACGTGGTCAAGCTGGACATGGGGCTGCTGCACGACCCGCACCGCGTCGAGGTCGCACACGTGGTCAACGCGGCCATAGCGTACGCGGAACGGACCGGCGCGGTGATCCTCGCCGAGGGCATCGAGACCGAGGAACACCTGGAGCTGGCCCGGACCATGGGGGCCACGCTCGGTCAGGGCCTGCTCTTCGGTCCGCCGGCGCCGCTGCCGGTGCCGGCCGTGACCTGCGGGACCAGCGTGCCGCTGCTGCCCGCGGACGGGGTGCCGCCGGTGGCCGTACCGCCGAGGACGCCCTTCGAGATCGTCGCCGCCGCGAAGCCGGTGCTGCGGACGACCAAGGAGCGGCTGGCGCCGATCAGCCGGTTCCTGGAGTCCAAGGCGCGCGACGACGGCGAACCACCGGTGCTGCTCGCCTGCTTCCAGGAGGCCCGGTTCTTCACGCCGTCGGTGGCGCAGCGGTTCGCGGACACGGCCACCACGGCCGCGTTCGTCGCGGTGCTCGGCGTCGGGCTGGACGAGCGGCCCGCGGCCGGCGTGCGCGGCGCCCGGCTCAGCGAGGACGACCCGCTGCGCGGCGAGTGGAACGTGATAGTGGTCGGCCCCTACTTCGCGGCCGCGCTGACCGCCCGGGACCTGGGCCTGAACGGGATGACCGAGGCGGAGCGCCGTTTCGAGTACGCACTGACCCACGACCGGGAACTGGTGCTGGAGGCGGCGCGGGCACTCATGCACTGGATATCGCCGGTCTGA
- a CDS encoding outer membrane protein assembly factor BamB family protein: MVSIDLGVISDPRPEPVPSRPRPPRTRRAIGAGLCLLLAAALLGASARSARPDLPEARVELSPSDAYFVDGGRLYVVGPDSQGYDRVPRTITAYTLPGGERLWQRPLEIDGPLNGMVAVGDKLLLHVSGGGTGQAMVALDRETAEPRWRAEAGWAVSTTADRVVFSAEGDGTGDPLTWRAVRTGTGQELWRREFPPQSYTLYSYGWGTRLLMVVLPGDRVELWDLDAGRRLAATRVPADAAVSVTTESVLAVVPRDGSADVTAYALPDLRPLWQRTVPGGFGQAGCGGRVLCVATEAQDRTVGIDPATGERLWESPAYGWYSEIGSMLLAEGQVRSEGGGVFIGNGPLVALDSRTGREIRDFGPWRRLSFGRPEAARRTVAVYFDSSTGTALVAEVDLDAMSLRVLGRIHQVDPDCLAEGDAMICRRRDGSLGIWDLPVGS; this comes from the coding sequence ATGGTCTCCATCGATCTCGGCGTGATCTCCGATCCGCGGCCGGAGCCGGTCCCGTCCCGGCCGCGCCCGCCCCGGACCCGCCGGGCGATCGGGGCCGGGCTCTGCCTGCTGCTGGCCGCCGCGCTGCTCGGCGCGTCGGCGCGTTCGGCGCGTCCGGACCTGCCGGAGGCGCGGGTGGAGCTCTCCCCGAGCGACGCGTACTTCGTCGACGGCGGCCGGCTCTACGTGGTCGGGCCGGACAGCCAGGGGTACGACCGGGTGCCGCGGACGATCACGGCGTACACCCTGCCCGGTGGCGAACGGCTGTGGCAGCGGCCGCTGGAGATCGACGGGCCGCTCAACGGGATGGTCGCGGTCGGCGACAAGCTGCTGCTGCACGTGAGCGGCGGCGGGACCGGCCAGGCGATGGTCGCGCTGGACCGGGAGACGGCCGAGCCCCGGTGGCGGGCCGAAGCCGGCTGGGCGGTGTCGACGACCGCGGACCGCGTGGTGTTCAGCGCGGAGGGGGACGGCACCGGCGACCCGCTCACCTGGCGGGCCGTGCGCACCGGCACCGGCCAGGAGCTGTGGCGGCGCGAGTTCCCGCCGCAGTCGTACACGCTCTACTCGTACGGCTGGGGCACGCGGTTGTTGATGGTGGTGCTCCCCGGCGACCGGGTCGAACTGTGGGACCTGGACGCCGGCCGGCGACTCGCCGCGACGCGGGTGCCGGCGGACGCCGCGGTCTCCGTCACCACCGAGTCGGTGCTCGCCGTCGTCCCCCGGGACGGCAGCGCCGACGTCACCGCCTACGCGCTGCCGGATCTGCGGCCGCTGTGGCAGCGCACGGTCCCCGGCGGCTTCGGCCAGGCCGGCTGCGGCGGCCGGGTGCTCTGCGTCGCGACCGAGGCGCAGGACCGCACGGTGGGGATCGACCCGGCGACCGGGGAACGGCTCTGGGAGAGCCCGGCGTACGGCTGGTACTCCGAGATCGGGTCGATGCTGCTCGCCGAGGGACAGGTCCGGAGTGAGGGCGGGGGCGTGTTCATCGGGAACGGGCCGCTCGTCGCGCTGGACAGCCGTACCGGCCGGGAGATCCGGGATTTCGGTCCCTGGCGGCGCCTCAGCTTCGGGAGGCCCGAGGCCGCGCGGCGCACCGTGGCCGTGTACTTCGACTCGAGCACCGGCACCGCGCTGGTCGCCGAGGTCGACCTGGACGCGATGTCGCTGCGCGTGCTCGGCCGCATCCACCAGGTCGACCCGGACTGCCTCGCCGAAGGAGACGCGATGATCTGCCGGCGGCGGGACGGCTCCCTCGGCATATGGGATCTGCCGGTCGGTTCCTGA
- a CDS encoding response regulator transcription factor has protein sequence MRVLVVEDERNLADAIARGLRRKGMAVDVAYDGTTGHEMAFVTRYDVVVLDRDLPGVHGDQICADLAASGALTRVLMLTASVTIADRVEGLQLGADDYLPKPFAFDELVARVQALGRRATPPAPPVLSAADLVLDQARRVVTRAGGVLQLTNKEFGVLEELLKARGAVVSTEELLERVWDENTDPFTTTVRVTMNTLRRKLGDPPMIETVVGAGYRITSFSDAAS, from the coding sequence ATGCGGGTTCTGGTCGTCGAGGATGAGCGGAACCTGGCCGACGCGATCGCGCGTGGCCTGCGCCGCAAGGGCATGGCGGTGGACGTGGCCTACGACGGCACCACCGGGCACGAGATGGCGTTCGTCACCCGGTACGACGTGGTCGTGCTGGACCGCGACCTGCCCGGCGTGCACGGCGACCAGATCTGCGCCGACCTGGCCGCGTCCGGCGCGCTGACCCGGGTGCTGATGCTCACCGCCAGCGTCACGATCGCGGACCGGGTCGAGGGCCTGCAACTCGGGGCGGACGACTACCTGCCCAAGCCGTTCGCGTTCGACGAGCTGGTCGCGCGCGTGCAGGCGCTCGGCCGCCGCGCCACCCCGCCGGCGCCGCCCGTGCTCAGCGCCGCCGACCTGGTGCTCGATCAGGCCCGCCGGGTTGTCACCCGGGCCGGCGGGGTGCTGCAGCTGACCAACAAGGAGTTCGGCGTGCTGGAGGAGCTGCTCAAGGCGCGCGGCGCCGTGGTCTCCACCGAGGAGCTGCTGGAACGCGTCTGGGACGAGAACACCGACCCGTTCACCACCACCGTGCGGGTCACCATGAACACGCTGCGCCGCAAGCTCGGCGACCCGCCGATGATCGAGACCGTGGTGGGGGCCGGTTACCGCATCACGTCGTTCTCGGACGCCGCGTCATGA